From Selenomonas sp. AB3002, one genomic window encodes:
- a CDS encoding glycosyltransferase, whose translation MIRIIGTNPQIEAMFAGKSTKKDGKGICVFCEKTGQVLEHGTKKQEVFKRFRSERSFSLSSSMFVEARDYFHAEVNHREDIVPVLDVEGNTAGYLYWTRNRLRDNSIYQGIPAVDFWEYDFEKYANDFVLDWADSYVFLQLEEYTYAIARHILSKFPEKSVYFLDPLAELAVWGKEQERVKVIGSFYDLPENCRHTSMQITTSEYNAYSDHAPESKNLVYNSINIMYSMLWGKSLSHPGKKHHDKVVVRLDNKFASVGLVDIIKIVMNFAYQAELQGYVPVADLTQPGCCQYWEPGINVWEELFRPLSDIRPEETEDCANLISARQEERGWLVSDWRSNPLWREADYRGLATGRWSSQPCLSDKTWKFVREHAPEQLKARIEIAAQNEVDKVKPVSCAADGQRILGVIIRGTDYRKEANAGNEKNANNASVEQMLGWCKDLMNTGGYDYLFLATEDEDYFQLFKDNFSGDKLLYVDQPRVHLDLSLGKRITTDVLFKDKKVAGLELAKLYLTALKCLVVCDDLISSMDNGTYRQVLRWNAGKYGLARIVKDGEALPVSVRKEPQKAVPAAPKAEAPKKEDAKKEALPSAAAPAAVLNSQALLSDRRRALWVEGNLAHLKKPELLRDGDFFIADNGSDCGSFLHGSPVCSPEVLRSMEDKPVVVLLLKDGSAARKRLLAHGYVEGTDFISSSDLQARTKTEEKATNSSEQKVAPLVSMAKEKISEPEKTPVLAPLKKPATKPQPAAKPQPAAKSQSAAKPQPTAPVKQNPYDEFLRNYGQVTELDRSDMAKDIASFANLPLISIIMPVYNPKEKFFRLALDSVLAQTYPRWELCMADDASSEPHVRKVIEEYRKKDARIKVVYRSENGHICKAENSALEMAIGEFTALMDHDDILQPEAIYCVAREINTSHGEVDMIYTDMDYIDGEGHRSNPRFGGDFDPIIFASWNNVAHLDVYRTSILKDMGGFRPGYEGSQDHDMTLRFLKHTKLERIHHIPHVCYSCRKLAGDESIEPFKVSDICVKPDKPVSEPMVSIIIPTKDKVDILKDCVESILAVTDYPNYEIIIIDNRSEEQETKTYFKELRKRKNVRVCRYDHPFNHSGICNFGVKKSKGDCYLFLNNDTKMMEPGWLASMVRELNREKVGIVGAKLLYGNGKLQHGGIGLRGVRIAHHPGLGTMGDLAGYCGALKVTRQCSAVTGACLLMRREAFENVQGWDEDNLPESFNDVDLCLRARKNGWKVVFDAHAVLYHLESISRGHSWNKPRDIARQEMERKARHVMLDRHGRELFNDPFYNPNLSWDEPTYRIAKFPAVSKPWRPWIELVCPFPLGEILVGVQAACHAYRQGVKLRLHVAAEYLPWLSDFQLPFAVLPLFIAVPAEGKSEAAYRKACEQVAALPDSSGLVVGTCPKDSFERDHRLNIVEYLLSQLRLPIGERLERFLPEAKELGKEVKELLSGKIALLQVTGDQKQSDLPQEVAEKMVNLLHKTGFRVVQIGMNETELAKGVDACLFEAGTAGFWYTVFMQVDLIVSADSWTAHLATVLDMPLIEIFGGTTSDDYFSRPFFEKGTSGSLILENFILSEKSICDFCLGLAGCANKV comes from the coding sequence ATGATTAGGATTATTGGGACTAATCCTCAGATAGAGGCAATGTTTGCAGGCAAGTCAACCAAGAAAGATGGCAAAGGGATTTGCGTGTTTTGCGAGAAAACGGGCCAGGTTTTGGAACATGGCACAAAAAAACAGGAAGTGTTCAAGCGTTTTCGCTCCGAAAGAAGTTTTAGCCTGTCATCTTCCATGTTTGTGGAGGCAAGGGACTATTTCCATGCTGAAGTCAATCATCGGGAAGATATTGTACCCGTACTGGATGTGGAGGGGAATACGGCAGGTTATCTTTACTGGACACGCAATCGCCTCAGGGATAACAGCATTTATCAGGGGATTCCTGCTGTAGATTTCTGGGAATATGACTTTGAAAAGTATGCTAATGATTTTGTGCTTGATTGGGCAGACAGTTATGTCTTTTTGCAATTGGAGGAATACACGTATGCCATAGCCAGGCATATTTTAAGCAAGTTCCCAGAGAAGTCGGTCTATTTCCTTGACCCTTTGGCAGAATTGGCTGTCTGGGGCAAGGAGCAGGAACGCGTGAAAGTAATCGGTTCTTTCTATGATTTGCCAGAAAATTGCAGGCACACCTCTATGCAGATTACGACCTCAGAGTACAATGCCTATAGCGATCATGCGCCTGAATCAAAGAATCTTGTTTATAATTCTATAAATATCATGTATAGCATGCTGTGGGGCAAGTCCCTTTCACATCCGGGCAAAAAGCATCATGATAAGGTAGTGGTGCGACTTGACAATAAATTTGCCAGTGTGGGACTGGTAGATATCATCAAGATTGTCATGAACTTTGCTTATCAGGCAGAGCTGCAAGGCTATGTGCCTGTGGCAGACCTTACCCAGCCCGGTTGCTGTCAGTATTGGGAGCCGGGGATCAATGTCTGGGAAGAACTTTTCAGACCATTGAGCGATATAAGGCCTGAGGAAACGGAAGATTGTGCCAATCTCATCAGTGCCCGTCAGGAGGAACGTGGCTGGCTGGTCAGCGACTGGCGCTCAAATCCCTTGTGGCGTGAGGCTGACTATAGAGGTCTGGCTACAGGCAGGTGGAGCAGCCAGCCTTGCCTGAGTGATAAAACCTGGAAATTCGTCAGGGAACATGCCCCCGAGCAGCTAAAAGCGCGCATAGAAATAGCTGCTCAAAATGAGGTGGATAAGGTAAAGCCTGTTTCATGTGCAGCTGACGGCCAACGCATACTTGGGGTGATCATCCGTGGTACGGATTACAGGAAAGAAGCCAATGCTGGTAACGAAAAGAATGCCAATAATGCCAGCGTAGAACAGATGCTTGGCTGGTGCAAAGATCTGATGAACACAGGTGGATATGACTATTTGTTCCTGGCTACGGAAGATGAAGATTATTTCCAGTTGTTTAAAGATAACTTCTCTGGTGACAAGCTCTTGTATGTAGACCAGCCACGGGTACATCTTGATTTGTCTCTGGGCAAGCGAATCACTACGGATGTACTTTTCAAGGATAAGAAAGTGGCAGGGCTTGAACTGGCAAAACTCTATCTGACTGCCTTGAAATGCTTGGTTGTTTGCGATGACCTGATTTCTTCCATGGATAATGGTACATACAGGCAGGTCCTGCGGTGGAATGCAGGCAAATATGGACTGGCCAGGATTGTAAAAGATGGAGAAGCACTGCCTGTTTCTGTCAGGAAGGAGCCCCAGAAGGCAGTTCCGGCAGCGCCTAAGGCAGAAGCGCCTAAAAAGGAAGATGCGAAAAAGGAAGCACTGCCTAGTGCGGCGGCGCCTGCTGCAGTTCTAAACTCTCAGGCACTGCTCAGTGACAGGCGCAGAGCACTATGGGTGGAGGGAAATCTGGCGCATCTCAAGAAACCGGAACTGTTGAGAGACGGAGATTTTTTCATTGCCGATAATGGCTCCGATTGTGGTAGTTTCCTGCACGGTTCGCCGGTCTGCAGTCCCGAAGTTCTGCGAAGCATGGAAGATAAGCCAGTGGTGGTGTTGTTGTTGAAAGATGGCAGTGCCGCTAGGAAAAGGCTCCTTGCCCATGGTTATGTGGAGGGAACAGATTTCATATCTTCTTCTGATTTGCAGGCCAGGACAAAAACGGAAGAAAAAGCTACCAATAGCTCAGAGCAGAAAGTGGCTCCTCTTGTGTCTATGGCAAAGGAAAAAATTTCAGAACCCGAAAAGACACCTGTGCTAGCACCTTTAAAAAAGCCAGCTACCAAGCCTCAGCCAGCTGCCAAGCCTCAGCCAGCCGCCAAGTCTCAATCAGCCGCCAAGCCTCAGCCGACTGCGCCCGTGAAGCAAAATCCTTATGATGAATTTCTTCGCAATTATGGTCAGGTTACTGAGCTTGACAGGTCGGATATGGCCAAGGATATTGCAAGTTTTGCAAACCTGCCGCTCATATCCATTATCATGCCGGTCTATAATCCCAAGGAAAAGTTTTTCCGTCTGGCCTTGGACTCTGTTTTGGCTCAGACTTATCCTCGTTGGGAATTGTGCATGGCAGATGATGCATCCAGTGAACCTCATGTGAGGAAAGTCATAGAGGAGTACAGGAAGAAAGATGCCCGTATCAAGGTGGTTTATCGTAGCGAAAATGGGCATATCTGCAAGGCTGAGAACAGTGCCTTGGAAATGGCAATCGGAGAGTTCACTGCTCTGATGGATCATGATGATATCCTACAGCCGGAAGCGATTTATTGCGTGGCAAGGGAGATAAATACATCTCATGGCGAAGTGGATATGATCTATACGGACATGGATTACATAGATGGTGAGGGGCACAGGTCAAATCCCCGTTTTGGAGGAGATTTTGATCCCATCATTTTTGCTTCCTGGAATAATGTGGCTCATCTTGATGTCTATAGGACTTCAATTTTGAAGGATATGGGAGGATTCCGCCCTGGTTATGAGGGCAGTCAGGATCACGATATGACGCTGCGTTTCCTGAAGCATACGAAGCTGGAGAGGATACATCACATTCCCCATGTCTGCTATAGTTGTAGAAAGTTGGCAGGTGATGAAAGCATAGAGCCTTTCAAGGTAAGTGATATATGTGTAAAGCCTGATAAGCCTGTGTCAGAACCAATGGTCTCCATAATAATACCTACTAAGGACAAAGTTGATATCTTAAAGGACTGCGTAGAAAGCATTCTGGCAGTGACAGATTATCCTAATTACGAAATTATTATTATAGATAACCGAAGTGAAGAACAGGAGACTAAAACATATTTTAAAGAATTGCGCAAAAGGAAAAATGTGCGCGTTTGTCGCTACGACCATCCATTCAATCATTCTGGCATATGCAATTTTGGTGTAAAGAAATCTAAGGGAGACTGTTATCTCTTCCTTAACAATGATACCAAGATGATGGAGCCAGGGTGGCTGGCAAGCATGGTGAGGGAGTTGAATAGGGAAAAGGTAGGTATTGTAGGGGCGAAACTGCTGTATGGAAACGGCAAATTGCAGCATGGCGGAATCGGACTTCGTGGTGTAAGAATAGCCCATCATCCTGGCTTGGGGACCATGGGAGATCTTGCAGGATATTGTGGTGCTTTGAAGGTTACAAGACAATGCTCTGCAGTTACTGGAGCTTGCTTGCTTATGAGGCGCGAAGCTTTTGAGAATGTACAGGGCTGGGATGAAGATAACCTGCCGGAAAGCTTCAATGATGTAGATCTTTGCTTGAGAGCTAGAAAAAATGGCTGGAAGGTAGTTTTTGATGCTCATGCAGTTCTTTACCATTTGGAGTCAATTTCTAGAGGTCATTCTTGGAATAAACCCAGAGATATAGCAAGGCAGGAGATGGAGAGAAAAGCACGTCATGTCATGCTGGATCGCCATGGCAGAGAACTTTTTAATGATCCATTTTATAACCCGAATTTGAGCTGGGATGAACCGACCTACAGAATAGCAAAATTTCCTGCAGTGTCGAAACCTTGGCGCCCTTGGATAGAGTTGGTATGTCCATTCCCGCTTGGAGAGATTTTGGTGGGAGTTCAGGCGGCCTGTCATGCTTACAGACAGGGAGTGAAATTGAGATTGCATGTGGCGGCAGAGTATCTGCCGTGGTTGTCAGATTTCCAGTTGCCATTCGCGGTACTTCCTTTGTTCATTGCTGTTCCTGCTGAGGGAAAGAGTGAGGCAGCTTATCGAAAGGCTTGTGAGCAGGTGGCTGCTCTGCCGGATTCATCTGGCCTTGTTGTAGGAACTTGTCCCAAAGATTCTTTTGAAAGGGATCACAGGCTTAATATCGTTGAATATCTTCTGAGCCAGTTGCGACTTCCTATCGGTGAGAGGTTGGAGCGCTTTTTGCCTGAGGCCAAAGAGCTTGGCAAGGAGGTCAAAGAACTACTGTCTGGAAAGATTGCCTTGTTACAGGTGACAGGTGATCAGAAGCAGTCAGATTTGCCACAAGAAGTGGCAGAGAAAATGGTGAATCTGTTGCACAAGACGGGATTCCGCGTGGTGCAGATTGGCATGAACGAGACTGAATTGGCAAAGGGAGTTGATGCCTGCCTGTTTGAAGCGGGTACGGCAGGCTTCTGGTACACGGTATTTATGCAGGTGGATTTAATTGTCAGCGCTGATTCCTGGACTGCACATCTGGCCACTGTGCTGGACATGCCTTTGATTGAAATATTTGGAGGAACTACGTCAGATGATTATTTTAGCAGACCGTTCTTTGAGAAAGGTACATCTGGCAGTTTGATTTTGGAGAATTTCATATTGAGTGAAAAAAGTATATGTGATTTTTGCCTCGGATTAGCAGGTTGTGCCAATAAAGTATGA
- a CDS encoding tetratricopeptide repeat protein, whose amino-acid sequence MNNDIPQHIPQLAYFLAEKFHDKNAIRIYSRISEIGRAYIPSYDYMGDMRLVHAELVHVQRKNKDLIEAILLDQNESLYKKAREFLSILNYDDIKNLGYDELDLFYNERRMGMWNGQTCIDFEAAFMNSISLYNNRKVMDILQSRPFVERVQSCIYNMVLDSDSVIGADKRERLLKRIKLLIDRRFLDDAIMLLNSKTMMQEKPFMAYRELARCYYWKKDFEKAVQFMDAAIKLNPVYNHNPWFVREKCCYLYMGGEYEKCIEYIFSVKRGAEMDYVMLAKSYARLNDEKAYTYAKKCFEINTDKLLLIHGYPEQAEIWKDLFAIVSAKENDVMFYRKKYEIYVKSRGIKMYPSWYGEMFELNKKEMFIK is encoded by the coding sequence ATGAATAATGATATACCACAACATATACCACAATTAGCCTATTTCTTAGCAGAAAAATTTCATGATAAAAATGCTATACGAATTTATTCAAGAATTTCTGAAATAGGTAGAGCGTATATACCTTCGTATGACTATATGGGAGATATGAGACTTGTTCATGCAGAATTGGTGCATGTTCAAAGAAAAAACAAGGATTTAATTGAAGCAATCTTATTAGATCAAAATGAGAGTTTATACAAAAAGGCTAGAGAATTTCTGTCCATACTTAACTATGATGATATAAAAAATCTTGGTTACGATGAATTGGATTTATTCTACAATGAGAGACGCATGGGGATGTGGAATGGGCAAACTTGTATCGATTTTGAAGCAGCTTTTATGAATAGTATTTCGTTGTATAATAATAGAAAAGTTATGGATATATTACAGTCTAGGCCGTTTGTAGAACGTGTGCAAAGCTGTATTTATAATATGGTGTTGGATTCTGATTCTGTGATTGGTGCAGATAAAAGGGAAAGGTTGCTTAAAAGGATAAAATTATTGATAGATAGAAGATTTTTGGACGACGCAATAATGTTACTTAATAGCAAAACTATGATGCAAGAGAAACCTTTTATGGCATATAGAGAACTGGCAAGGTGTTATTATTGGAAGAAAGATTTCGAAAAGGCTGTACAGTTTATGGATGCGGCTATAAAGTTAAATCCTGTATATAATCATAATCCATGGTTTGTGAGAGAGAAGTGCTGCTATTTGTATATGGGAGGTGAATATGAAAAATGTATAGAATATATTTTCTCAGTAAAGCGTGGTGCAGAGATGGATTATGTCATGTTGGCTAAATCGTACGCAAGATTGAATGATGAGAAGGCATATACATATGCAAAAAAATGCTTTGAAATAAATACTGATAAACTGTTGCTTATACATGGATATCCAGAACAAGCAGAAATATGGAAAGACTTATTTGCAATAGTGTCAGCAAAAGAAAACGATGTAATGTTCTACAGGAAAAAATATGAAATTTATGTTAAGTCTAGAGGCATAAAGATGTACCCGTCATGGTATGGTGAAATGTTTGAGTTAAACAAGAAGGAAATGTTTATAAAATAA
- a CDS encoding glycosyltransferase family A protein has translation MVSGLVSIIMPTYNRARIISDAIKSVLSQEYGDFELIIVDDGSKDNTELVVRQFKDERIIYHAYHPNQGGNHARNVGLRLSKGEYIAFLDTDNKWESSFLTKQIETLNRLKADFCFCRLAIHEEHKTQIVPSEANELFHSERLLDNAKLVRAMLGGNQIDTNIACMRRRCIDENQGFNEKLRRLQDWEFFCRVILPQKYKVAFIPEVMVHSFIQKDSIRYKYDFIAGFLYVFELWMDLYKAHDMVDAQCERIIRLSMDSKRKIARQDALVGLLRLVSEDTIKRAIKKLKLKSYNLEKAKKIVCNSVCIGQYQSILSIIEGKNLIIYTDDDSLQSKLPAVDKMFLNHVNFIACDDIENVKGVENGIPVIHSSYLEEGISKMFIMILGNSNFAQEKQASTYVRCRAMTPRKSASCTAFQTLVP, from the coding sequence TTGGTATCGGGGTTAGTTTCAATTATTATGCCAACTTATAATAGAGCAAGGATTATAAGTGATGCTATAAAATCTGTTTTATCGCAAGAGTATGGTGATTTTGAACTCATTATTGTAGATGATGGTTCAAAAGATAATACGGAATTAGTGGTGAGGCAGTTTAAAGATGAGCGAATTATATATCATGCATATCATCCTAATCAAGGGGGGAATCATGCCAGAAATGTTGGATTGAGATTATCTAAAGGAGAATACATAGCTTTCCTAGATACAGATAATAAATGGGAAAGCTCCTTTTTAACAAAACAGATTGAAACATTGAACAGGTTAAAGGCTGATTTTTGTTTTTGTAGATTAGCTATACATGAAGAACATAAAACGCAGATTGTCCCATCAGAAGCTAATGAATTATTCCATTCGGAAAGATTATTAGATAATGCAAAACTGGTGCGTGCAATGCTGGGGGGCAACCAGATAGATACTAATATTGCATGCATGAGACGTAGGTGTATTGATGAAAACCAAGGATTTAATGAAAAATTGAGACGATTGCAGGATTGGGAGTTTTTCTGCCGGGTAATATTGCCACAGAAATATAAAGTAGCATTTATACCAGAAGTGATGGTTCACAGCTTTATTCAAAAGGACAGCATAAGATATAAATATGATTTTATAGCAGGTTTTCTTTATGTGTTTGAGCTATGGATGGATTTATATAAAGCACATGATATGGTGGATGCTCAGTGTGAAAGAATTATCCGTCTTAGTATGGATTCCAAAAGAAAGATAGCCAGGCAGGATGCTTTGGTGGGGTTATTAAGACTGGTATCAGAGGATACTATTAAGCGTGCTATTAAGAAACTTAAACTGAAGTCATATAATCTTGAGAAAGCTAAAAAAATCGTATGCAATTCTGTATGCATTGGGCAATATCAATCTATTCTTAGTATTATCGAGGGTAAAAACTTGATTATTTATACTGATGATGATTCTTTGCAATCAAAACTTCCAGCAGTAGATAAGATGTTTTTGAATCACGTAAACTTTATTGCGTGTGATGATATAGAAAATGTTAAAGGGGTGGAGAATGGTATACCAGTTATTCACTCGTCATATTTAGAGGAGGGAATTTCTAAAATGTTTATCATGATTTTAGGTAACTCAAACTTCGCACAAGAGAAACAGGCCAGCACCTATGTGCGGTGTAGAGCCATGACTCCTAGAAAGTCTGCCTCATGCACAGCGTTTCAAACACTTGTTCCATAA
- a CDS encoding transposase — MNIVSQNHIFGEQLSSKISCFLEEFHVGKILKACNAYKVRGFSVSNVFKVAFENAFRNKSFYQQEKMDSSVIPFAKDTFYRFMNSSCVNWRKFTLQLGKSIIQKIVPLTNENRRNVLIIDDSLLSRARSKNVELLAKVFDHVEHKYTRGFRMLTLGWSDGNSFLPLSHCLLSSANRVNRLQESSDKIDSRSNGGKQRKLAQTKATVVMQKLLAEAKSMEIPARYVLFDTWFCSPSSLVQVKELGFDAIAMVKKSENSHFLHDERMKSVMAIFRQSKKRPGCSKYLLSVEAAVVKEGKTLPVKLVFVRNRSNPKDYLILVSTDTCLSEEDIIQTYGKRWNIEVFFKICKSFLKLGKESHALSYDAMTSHVSVVFARYMMLSLEQRRNVDKRSIGELFYLAYDELQDLRYLDALVLLLKELIATVKGKTFFMEKELDMMLDLFLENLPNLWNKCLKRCA; from the coding sequence ATGAACATTGTATCACAGAATCATATCTTTGGTGAACAACTTTCTTCAAAAATATCTTGTTTCCTGGAAGAATTCCATGTTGGCAAGATACTCAAGGCCTGCAATGCCTATAAGGTTCGCGGTTTCTCTGTAAGCAATGTGTTTAAGGTTGCGTTCGAGAATGCCTTTCGCAACAAGTCCTTTTATCAGCAGGAAAAGATGGATTCATCTGTTATTCCCTTTGCTAAAGATACCTTTTACCGTTTCATGAATTCCAGTTGTGTCAACTGGCGCAAATTCACTCTGCAGCTTGGTAAATCCATCATTCAAAAAATTGTACCTCTTACCAATGAAAACCGGCGCAACGTGCTTATCATCGATGACTCCTTGTTAAGCAGGGCACGTTCCAAGAATGTGGAGCTGCTTGCCAAGGTGTTTGACCACGTCGAGCACAAGTATACGCGGGGGTTCCGCATGCTGACTCTCGGCTGGAGTGATGGGAATTCGTTTCTGCCACTCAGCCACTGTCTGCTTTCATCTGCCAATCGTGTCAATCGGCTGCAGGAGTCTTCGGATAAGATCGACTCGCGTAGCAACGGCGGGAAACAGCGCAAGCTGGCACAGACTAAGGCTACCGTTGTTATGCAGAAGCTCTTGGCTGAGGCAAAATCTATGGAGATTCCAGCCCGCTACGTTCTTTTTGACACCTGGTTCTGTTCACCGTCTTCCCTTGTTCAAGTCAAGGAACTCGGCTTCGATGCCATTGCTATGGTAAAAAAGTCTGAAAACAGTCATTTCCTTCATGACGAACGCATGAAGAGTGTAATGGCAATCTTTCGCCAGTCTAAAAAGCGTCCTGGTTGCTCAAAGTATCTGCTTTCAGTAGAGGCGGCGGTGGTAAAGGAAGGAAAAACTCTGCCAGTCAAACTCGTTTTCGTTAGGAACAGAAGCAACCCCAAGGACTATCTAATCTTGGTATCCACAGATACCTGTTTGTCTGAGGAAGACATCATCCAGACTTATGGAAAGCGCTGGAATATCGAGGTTTTCTTCAAGATATGCAAGTCATTCCTGAAACTTGGGAAAGAAAGCCACGCTCTGTCTTATGATGCAATGACATCACATGTATCCGTTGTATTTGCAAGGTATATGATGTTGTCACTAGAGCAGCGCCGGAATGTCGATAAACGGAGCATAGGTGAGCTATTCTATCTCGCTTATGACGAATTGCAGGATCTGCGTTATCTCGATGCCTTGGTGTTGCTCTTGAAAGAACTTATTGCTACGGTAAAGGGAAAGACGTTTTTTATGGAAAAGGAACTGGACATGATGCTCGATTTGTTCTTGGAAAATCTGCCGAATTTATGGAACAAGTGTTTGAAACGCTGTGCATGA